Proteins encoded together in one Festucalex cinctus isolate MCC-2025b chromosome 8, RoL_Fcin_1.0, whole genome shotgun sequence window:
- the eif4enif1 gene encoding eukaryotic translation initiation factor 4E transporter isoform X2, producing the protein MDSDTCVEEKNGGDAAVDQVKKEPAVETPHRYTKEELLDIKELPISNERPDCLSEKYNSDGVWDPEKWHASQYPISGRNSPMEGFKKEHLEDRVPVKRRIPDPRERLKEDDLDVILSPQRRSFGGGCQGNAAPALHSSRPISPLENKENETLRLGGTRRIGSGRIISARAFEREARLEKERDVRDFKDKRFRRDFGDKRVFSERRRNDSYAEEEPEWFSGGPTSQSETIELIGFDDKILEDDRRKSRRSRKRTESVKEECNGQPEEQNVSLRPSADQEVPHPDVLPEQSAGDFDFNEFFNLEKTMPGLASQSSDQPVVALTEAPMPPQQPRNIFQELLGGPARSRSPVLLGNLLGNSEVSAAPGSLHGLLHKGPSPPLFPQRSPSPDYFNSRLQHPAGFPVGAQPMMTEHYADLHRSISPASVAQHQMRTLARPVNHADLEALAYQQDLALHAHHLFPSGYNRLPQDKSFRNRPQRVNCSPGPGPQPAGRNSPGSAVTSMLSPSFTPTSVIRKMYATKEKSKDDPSSRSETKEEAAARSQDENNSPSSHLEANEGNATHSDGVKSFSQTLPNKDQERLRPLSTGHHAPTTGPPGPPSTFPRSIYPVPLLSHVPMVRPPPQLHPNVVQRMLAQGIQPQQLAPALVQAGIYPPHVDLAQLQGLPPTILGQTLYPLSATGGHPLLPPRANSQMQLAMIQQQLQQQRQIHQSIPGPHSQSQGPHRTNGPQRHTSPPPGLAKWFGSDVLDQQLPSMPAKVISVDELEFRP; encoded by the exons ATGGACAGTGACACTTGTGTTGAAGAGAAAAATGGAGGCGATGCTGCTGTGgaccaagttaaaaaagaaCCAGCAGTAGAAACTCCACATAGATACACCAAG GAGGAGCTTCTTGATATAAAAGAGCTACCAATCTCCAATGAAAGGCCAGACTGTCTTTCAGAGAAATATAACAG TGACGGCGTCTGGGACCCTGAGAAGTGGCATGCCTCACAGTATCCCATTTCAGGCCGTAATTCTCCAATGGAAGGCTTTAAGAAGGAGCATTTGGAGGATAGAGTTCCAGTGAAACGAAGAATCCCAG atCCTCGTGAGAGGTTAAAGGAGGACGACTTGGATGTCATACTGAGCCCGCAGCGTCGCAGTTTTGGAGGTGGATGCCAAGGCAATGCTGCACCTGCACTCCACTCCTCCCGACCAATCAGCCCACTTGAAAATAAGGAGAACGAGACTCTCCGTTTAGGAGGAACGCGAAGAATTGGGAGTGGTCGTATCATTTCTGCCCGAGCCTTTGAAAGAGAAGCCCGCCTAGAGAAAGAACGGGATGTCAGAGACTTCAAAGATAAAAGATTCAGG AGAGATTTTGGAGATAAACGTGTGTTCAGTGAACGAAGAAGGAATGACTCTTACGCAGAAGAGGAGCCAGAGTGGTTCTCGGGAGGTCCAACAAGCCAGTCCGAGACAATCGAGCTCATTGGATTTGATGATAAAATATTGGAAGATGATAGACGCAAGTCCAGGCGCTCAAGGAAGAGGACGGAGTCTGTCAAAGAAG AATGTAATGGACAGCCAGAAGAGCAAAATGTGAGTCTGCGGCCATCAGCTGATCAAGAGGTTCCTCACCCTGATGTGCTGCCAGAGCAGTCCGCTGGTGACTTTGACTTCAACGAATTTTTCAATCTGGAGAAGACCATGCCAGGACTGGCGTCT CAGTCTTCAGACCAACCTGTGGTGGCATTGACTGAAGCGCCGATGCCGCCTCAGCAACCGAGAAACATATTCCAG GAGCTCTTGGGAGGACCTGCTCGTAGTCGCTCCCCAGTGCTGCTTGGCAACCTTTTGGGCAACTCTGAGGTCTCAGCTGCTCCAGGCTCTTTACATGGCCTGCTGCACAAAGGTCCCTCACCGCCTCTCTTCCCTCAGAGGTCACCCTCACCAGACTACTTCAACAGTCGCTTGCAACATCCAGCAG GCTTTCCTGTTGGTGCTCAGCCCATGATGACTGAACATTATGCTGACTTGCACAGGTCGATCAGCCCTGCATCTGTAGCCCAACATCAG ATGAGGACGCTCGCAAGGCCAGTGAATCATGCAGATCTTGAAGCACTCGCATATCAACAGGATCTTGCATTGCATGCCCATCACCTGTTCCCATCTGGCTACAACAGGCTGCCACAGGACAAATCTTTTCGGAATCG TCCACAGCGTGTTAACTGCTCCCCTGGTCCAGGCCCCCAGCCTGCTGGAAGAAACTCACCAGGCAGTGCTGTCACCAGTATG TTGTCTCCATCATTTACACCTACGTCAGTTATCCGGAAAATGTATGCAACAAAAGAGAAAAGCAAAGACGATCCATCCAGTCGATCAGAGACCAAAGAGGAGGCAGCAGCACGCTCTCAAGATG AGAACAACTCCCCCAGTTCACACCTGGAAGCAAATGAAGGGAACGCTACCCATTCTGATGGTGTAAAGTCATTCTCGCAGACCTTGCCGAACAAAGACCAGGAGCGACTCAGACCGCTTTCTACCGGCCATCATGCGCCTACCACGGGACCACCAGGACCACCCTCGACTTTCCCGCGTTCAATCTACCCGGTACCGCTGCTATCTCACGTCCCAATGGTGCGCCCGCCTCCTCAGCTCCACCCCAATGTGGTTCAACGAATGTTGGCACAGGGAATCCAACCCCAGCAGCTTGCCCCAGCGCTAGTCCAAGCAG GTATATATCCACCACATGTTGACCTGGCGCAACTGCAAGGCTTACCTCCTACAATACTGGGCCAAACCCTGTACCCGCTCAGTGCAACAGGAGGGCATCCGCTTCTACCTCCCAGAGCAAACAGTCAGATGCAGCTGGCAATGATCCAGCAGCAACTTCAGCAGCAGAGGCAAA TACATCAGAGCATCCCAGGTCCACATTCTCAGAGCCAAGGACCCCATCGGACGAACGGCCCCCAGCGACACACAAGTCCCCCTCCAGGCTTGGCCAAGTGGTTTGGTTCTGATGTGCTGGATCAGCAACTCCCCTCCATGCCGGCCAAGGTCATAAGTGTAGATGAGTTGGAGTTCCGGCCCTAA
- the eif4enif1 gene encoding eukaryotic translation initiation factor 4E transporter isoform X1: protein MDSDTCVEEKNGGDAAVDQVKKEPAVETPHRYTKEELLDIKELPISNERPDCLSEKYNSDGVWDPEKWHASQYPISGRNSPMEGFKKEHLEDRVPVKRRIPDPRERLKEDDLDVILSPQRRSFGGGCQGNAAPALHSSRPISPLENKENETLRLGGTRRIGSGRIISARAFEREARLEKERDVRDFKDKRFRRDFGDKRVFSERRRNDSYAEEEPEWFSGGPTSQSETIELIGFDDKILEDDRRKSRRSRKRTESVKEECNGQPEEQNVSLRPSADQEVPHPDVLPEQSAGDFDFNEFFNLEKTMPGLASMIEDVLGEGPVSASRFSQWFSSNLSPSGSHSSSLRSTPHEELEKLAGLEALGTSSGQGPTSFFTPIQSSESKEKVDILELLHKAKVDLKPLLSTLSQNKARLRENTHFGAVLSLEEVEGGMKGMKLASEPQVQKVAPPRRGNGTPFMAEHLEEALTGGPSARPRSRDTDMSAFNKLVSSMKASGTLPTHPKTNSSNQSSDQPVVALTEAPMPPQQPRNIFQELLGGPARSRSPVLLGNLLGNSEVSAAPGSLHGLLHKGPSPPLFPQRSPSPDYFNSRLQHPAGFPVGAQPMMTEHYADLHRSISPASVAQHQMRTLARPVNHADLEALAYQQDLALHAHHLFPSGYNRLPQDKSFRNRPQRVNCSPGPGPQPAGRNSPGSAVTSMLSPSFTPTSVIRKMYATKEKSKDDPSSRSETKEEAAARSQDENNSPSSHLEANEGNATHSDGVKSFSQTLPNKDQERLRPLSTGHHAPTTGPPGPPSTFPRSIYPVPLLSHVPMVRPPPQLHPNVVQRMLAQGIQPQQLAPALVQAGIYPPHVDLAQLQGLPPTILGQTLYPLSATGGHPLLPPRANSQMQLAMIQQQLQQQRQIHQSIPGPHSQSQGPHRTNGPQRHTSPPPGLAKWFGSDVLDQQLPSMPAKVISVDELEFRP, encoded by the exons ATGGACAGTGACACTTGTGTTGAAGAGAAAAATGGAGGCGATGCTGCTGTGgaccaagttaaaaaagaaCCAGCAGTAGAAACTCCACATAGATACACCAAG GAGGAGCTTCTTGATATAAAAGAGCTACCAATCTCCAATGAAAGGCCAGACTGTCTTTCAGAGAAATATAACAG TGACGGCGTCTGGGACCCTGAGAAGTGGCATGCCTCACAGTATCCCATTTCAGGCCGTAATTCTCCAATGGAAGGCTTTAAGAAGGAGCATTTGGAGGATAGAGTTCCAGTGAAACGAAGAATCCCAG atCCTCGTGAGAGGTTAAAGGAGGACGACTTGGATGTCATACTGAGCCCGCAGCGTCGCAGTTTTGGAGGTGGATGCCAAGGCAATGCTGCACCTGCACTCCACTCCTCCCGACCAATCAGCCCACTTGAAAATAAGGAGAACGAGACTCTCCGTTTAGGAGGAACGCGAAGAATTGGGAGTGGTCGTATCATTTCTGCCCGAGCCTTTGAAAGAGAAGCCCGCCTAGAGAAAGAACGGGATGTCAGAGACTTCAAAGATAAAAGATTCAGG AGAGATTTTGGAGATAAACGTGTGTTCAGTGAACGAAGAAGGAATGACTCTTACGCAGAAGAGGAGCCAGAGTGGTTCTCGGGAGGTCCAACAAGCCAGTCCGAGACAATCGAGCTCATTGGATTTGATGATAAAATATTGGAAGATGATAGACGCAAGTCCAGGCGCTCAAGGAAGAGGACGGAGTCTGTCAAAGAAG AATGTAATGGACAGCCAGAAGAGCAAAATGTGAGTCTGCGGCCATCAGCTGATCAAGAGGTTCCTCACCCTGATGTGCTGCCAGAGCAGTCCGCTGGTGACTTTGACTTCAACGAATTTTTCAATCTGGAGAAGACCATGCCAGGACTGGCGTCT ATGATAGAGGATGTTTTAGGGGAAGGTCCTGTATCAGCAAGCCGCTTCAGTCAGTGGTTTTCCAGCAACTTGAGCCCTTCAGGCAGCCACTCCAGCAGTCTGAGGTCCACTCCGCATGAGGAACTGGAAAAACTAGCAg GGCTTGAAGCTCTTGGCACGTCCTCTGGACAAGGTCCTACTTCGTTCTTCACACCCATTCAATCATCAGAATCCAAGGAAAAGGTGGACATACTGGAGCTTTTGCACAAGGCCAAAGTCGACCTGAAGCCTCTTCTCTCCACCCTTTCTCAAAACAAGGCGCGCCTACGAGAAAACA CTCACTTTGGAGCGGTTCTATCCCTGGAGGAGGTGGAGGGCGGAATGAAAGGCATGAAACTGGCCTCAGAACCTCAAGTGCAAAAGGTGGCGCCCCCGCGGAGAGGAAACGGGACGCCCTTCATGGCTGAGCACTTAGAGGAGGCACTAACGGGTGGTCCCAGTGCTCGTCCACGCTCACGTGACACAGATATGTCAGCCTTTAATAAACTGGTCAGCAGCATGAAGGCAAGTGGAACTCTGCCAACTCATCCTAAAACCAACTCGAGCAAT CAGTCTTCAGACCAACCTGTGGTGGCATTGACTGAAGCGCCGATGCCGCCTCAGCAACCGAGAAACATATTCCAG GAGCTCTTGGGAGGACCTGCTCGTAGTCGCTCCCCAGTGCTGCTTGGCAACCTTTTGGGCAACTCTGAGGTCTCAGCTGCTCCAGGCTCTTTACATGGCCTGCTGCACAAAGGTCCCTCACCGCCTCTCTTCCCTCAGAGGTCACCCTCACCAGACTACTTCAACAGTCGCTTGCAACATCCAGCAG GCTTTCCTGTTGGTGCTCAGCCCATGATGACTGAACATTATGCTGACTTGCACAGGTCGATCAGCCCTGCATCTGTAGCCCAACATCAG ATGAGGACGCTCGCAAGGCCAGTGAATCATGCAGATCTTGAAGCACTCGCATATCAACAGGATCTTGCATTGCATGCCCATCACCTGTTCCCATCTGGCTACAACAGGCTGCCACAGGACAAATCTTTTCGGAATCG TCCACAGCGTGTTAACTGCTCCCCTGGTCCAGGCCCCCAGCCTGCTGGAAGAAACTCACCAGGCAGTGCTGTCACCAGTATG TTGTCTCCATCATTTACACCTACGTCAGTTATCCGGAAAATGTATGCAACAAAAGAGAAAAGCAAAGACGATCCATCCAGTCGATCAGAGACCAAAGAGGAGGCAGCAGCACGCTCTCAAGATG AGAACAACTCCCCCAGTTCACACCTGGAAGCAAATGAAGGGAACGCTACCCATTCTGATGGTGTAAAGTCATTCTCGCAGACCTTGCCGAACAAAGACCAGGAGCGACTCAGACCGCTTTCTACCGGCCATCATGCGCCTACCACGGGACCACCAGGACCACCCTCGACTTTCCCGCGTTCAATCTACCCGGTACCGCTGCTATCTCACGTCCCAATGGTGCGCCCGCCTCCTCAGCTCCACCCCAATGTGGTTCAACGAATGTTGGCACAGGGAATCCAACCCCAGCAGCTTGCCCCAGCGCTAGTCCAAGCAG GTATATATCCACCACATGTTGACCTGGCGCAACTGCAAGGCTTACCTCCTACAATACTGGGCCAAACCCTGTACCCGCTCAGTGCAACAGGAGGGCATCCGCTTCTACCTCCCAGAGCAAACAGTCAGATGCAGCTGGCAATGATCCAGCAGCAACTTCAGCAGCAGAGGCAAA TACATCAGAGCATCCCAGGTCCACATTCTCAGAGCCAAGGACCCCATCGGACGAACGGCCCCCAGCGACACACAAGTCCCCCTCCAGGCTTGGCCAAGTGGTTTGGTTCTGATGTGCTGGATCAGCAACTCCCCTCCATGCCGGCCAAGGTCATAAGTGTAGATGAGTTGGAGTTCCGGCCCTAA